From the genome of Scytonema hofmannii PCC 7110, one region includes:
- the nth gene encoding endonuclease III — MGTKVIPVISTRKRSSKKQRAIEILVRLKRLYPDATCSLNYASPVQLLVATILSAQCTDERVNQVTPALFSKFPDAVSLANADLAELENLVRSTGFYRNKAKNIKSACQMIVSEFGSQVPKRMEELLKLSGVARKTANVVLAHAYGIHVGVTVDTHVKRLSQRLGLTEHSDPIRIERDLMGLLPQPDWENWSIRLIYHGRAICKARSPACEACELSDLCPSSNSDQ; from the coding sequence GTGGGTACAAAAGTTATTCCAGTGATTAGTACCCGCAAACGGTCATCAAAGAAGCAACGGGCAATAGAAATTCTCGTTCGCCTGAAGCGCCTCTATCCAGATGCTACCTGTTCTTTAAACTACGCAAGCCCAGTACAACTGCTTGTCGCTACTATTCTCTCCGCTCAATGTACTGATGAGCGAGTAAATCAAGTGACACCAGCATTATTTAGTAAGTTTCCTGATGCAGTAAGCTTAGCGAATGCTGACTTAGCAGAGTTGGAAAATTTAGTCCGTTCCACTGGGTTCTATCGCAATAAGGCAAAGAATATTAAATCCGCCTGCCAAATGATTGTTAGCGAATTTGGTTCTCAAGTGCCAAAGCGAATGGAGGAGTTACTAAAGCTTTCCGGTGTAGCTCGGAAGACGGCAAATGTCGTTCTCGCTCATGCTTATGGAATTCATGTTGGTGTAACAGTTGATACTCATGTCAAACGTCTCAGCCAACGCTTGGGTTTAACCGAACATTCCGACCCCATCCGCATTGAACGAGATTTGATGGGTCTATTACCTCAACCAGACTGGGAAAATTGGTCTATTCGGCTCATTTATCACGGTCGTGCCATTTGTAAAGCGCGATCGCCCGCCTGTGAGGCTTGTGAACTCTCTGACCTCTGCCCTTCTTCAAACAGTGACCAGTGA
- the aat gene encoding leucyl/phenylalanyl-tRNA--protein transferase — MYDIATIVQGYAQGYFLMADEDNGLGWYGSRDRTLIPLNDRFHYPKSLRRVLNQERFSVAINRDFKSVVASCADRETTWISPELKEIYWELYQAGWAYSFETWQGDELAGGILGIVIGGAFIGESMFYHIPEGSKVAMVKLVERLRERQFVLFDAQMMNPHLERFGAYRINDDEYQVLLEKALLQRCSLDN; from the coding sequence ATGTATGATATCGCCACTATTGTTCAAGGTTACGCTCAAGGCTATTTTCTCATGGCTGATGAGGATAATGGCTTGGGATGGTATGGAAGTCGCGATCGCACTCTCATTCCTCTAAATGACAGATTTCACTACCCCAAGTCCTTAAGGCGCGTGTTGAATCAAGAGCGTTTCAGCGTTGCAATTAACCGTGATTTCAAATCTGTTGTAGCAAGCTGCGCTGACAGGGAAACAACATGGATTTCGCCGGAGTTAAAAGAGATCTATTGGGAACTTTACCAAGCGGGATGGGCGTATAGTTTTGAAACTTGGCAAGGGGACGAACTAGCTGGAGGTATTTTGGGGATTGTTATTGGGGGTGCTTTTATTGGGGAGTCGATGTTTTATCACATTCCCGAAGGATCGAAAGTGGCGATGGTGAAGTTAGTAGAAAGATTGCGGGAAAGACAATTTGTACTATTTGATGCCCAAATGATGAATCCCCATTTGGAGAGGTTTGGGGCTTATCGAATCAATGATGATGAGTATCAGGTGTTACTTGAAAAAGCTTTGTTACAAAGGTGCTCTTTGGATAATTGA
- the rpsN gene encoding 30S ribosomal protein S14: MAKKSMIEREKKRAKLVQKYAAKREALLEEFKEAESPLDKLEIHRQIQQLPRNSAPTRHRNRCWLTGRPRGVYRDFGLSRNVLREWAHEGLLPGVVKSSW; the protein is encoded by the coding sequence ATGGCAAAGAAGAGCATGATTGAGCGCGAGAAAAAACGCGCTAAACTGGTACAAAAGTACGCTGCTAAGAGAGAAGCATTGCTGGAAGAATTCAAAGAGGCAGAATCTCCTCTAGACAAGCTGGAGATTCATCGGCAAATTCAACAACTTCCTCGCAATAGCGCCCCCACCCGCCACCGCAATCGCTGCTGGTTAACGGGTCGTCCTAGAGGTGTTTACCGTGATTTTGGGCTATCTCGGAACGTCCTACGGGAATGGGCACACGAAGGTCTTTTGCCTGGGGTGGTTAAGTCTAGCTGGTAG
- a CDS encoding DUF3598 family protein: protein MHSQWAALLKNLGEWQGSFTRLSPLGGILEDTPSVVALEGLDNNQKMRQTIRLGGSEKVLEYSTLARSVLFFDNGAFSQGSIQLAPFSEFGAEFGLIDENQRLRLVQLFDKNLQLDTLTLIREHLAGTQPPQKPPFTVNDLLGEWQGEAVTIYPDWRSPDSSSTKMQLQLDGNGRLVQSLTFGERTISSTATVKNSIIHFDQDPQKQVQVLLLPDGASATSPLKLSLRQPFFLEVGWLIQPGLRQRMIRSYSEKGDWTSLTLVTENKI, encoded by the coding sequence ATGCACTCACAATGGGCAGCTTTGCTAAAAAATCTAGGCGAATGGCAAGGCTCATTTACTCGCCTCTCCCCTCTAGGTGGAATTTTGGAAGATACCCCAAGTGTAGTTGCTCTAGAAGGGCTAGATAATAACCAGAAAATGCGTCAAACAATCCGTCTGGGGGGAAGTGAAAAGGTTTTAGAATACAGCACGCTTGCACGAAGTGTACTGTTTTTTGATAACGGGGCGTTTTCCCAAGGTTCAATTCAACTAGCACCATTTTCTGAATTTGGAGCAGAATTTGGTTTGATTGATGAAAATCAACGCTTGCGTCTCGTTCAGTTGTTTGATAAAAACCTTCAGTTAGATACATTAACCTTAATTAGAGAACACTTAGCAGGAACTCAACCACCACAAAAGCCTCCGTTCACTGTGAACGATCTACTTGGAGAATGGCAGGGCGAAGCAGTGACAATTTATCCCGATTGGCGTTCTCCTGACAGTTCTTCTACAAAAATGCAACTACAGCTAGATGGGAATGGACGACTTGTTCAAAGCTTAACTTTTGGCGAGCGCACGATCTCCTCAACAGCTACTGTGAAAAACTCTATCATCCACTTTGACCAAGATCCCCAAAAACAGGTACAAGTCTTGCTCTTACCTGATGGTGCATCAGCAACGTCTCCACTCAAACTCTCACTGCGTCAGCCGTTTTTCCTTGAGGTTGGTTGGCTCATTCAACCAGGTTTGCGTCAACGGATGATTCGCAGCTACAGTGAAAAGGGGGATTGGACAAGTCTAACTTTAGTGACGGAAAACAAGATTTAA
- the serS gene encoding serine--tRNA ligase, which translates to MLDIRQIRENPKLVQERLNTRGGNYDVQLLMELDTQQRELEAKRNQLQARSNEIAKLIPEKIKAGSDPKGPEIKALRDEGGSIKAELGTIEPQEKELSAKIKEYLLAIPNLPSDSTPVGKNEEENIEVRRWGDEYLPKNQNILPHWEIGEKLGIFNTERAVKVAQSRFITLVGAGAALERALIQFMLDRQIAAGYVEIMPPILVNSDSMTATGQLPKFAEESFKCQADDLWLIPTAEVPVTNLYRGEIIDGEQLPIYHCAYTPCFRREAGSYGRDMRGLIRLHQFNKVEMVKFVHPSTSSDELEKMVENAEAILQALQLPYRVLSLCTGDLGFHSAKTYDLEVWLPSSAKYREISSCSNILDYQARRGDIRFKESGKKGTQFVHTLNGSGLAVGRTMAAILENYQQEDGTVRIPEALQPYLRREVLTSDQ; encoded by the coding sequence GTGTTAGACATTAGGCAAATACGGGAAAATCCAAAATTAGTTCAGGAGCGGTTGAATACTCGTGGTGGAAACTACGATGTTCAACTGCTTATGGAGTTAGATACACAGCAACGCGAATTAGAAGCCAAGCGAAATCAACTCCAAGCACGCAGTAACGAAATTGCTAAGCTAATTCCTGAAAAAATCAAAGCTGGTAGCGACCCTAAAGGACCAGAAATCAAAGCACTGCGAGACGAAGGCGGTTCAATCAAAGCTGAACTTGGGACAATAGAACCCCAAGAAAAAGAACTGTCAGCCAAAATTAAAGAATATCTACTGGCAATACCCAACTTACCTAGCGACTCAACACCCGTTGGTAAGAATGAGGAAGAAAACATTGAAGTCCGTCGTTGGGGCGATGAATACCTTCCCAAAAACCAAAATATTCTTCCTCATTGGGAAATTGGCGAAAAGTTAGGAATTTTTAACACTGAGCGGGCTGTAAAAGTAGCACAAAGTCGCTTTATCACCTTAGTAGGCGCAGGTGCAGCACTGGAGAGAGCTTTAATTCAATTTATGCTCGATCGCCAGATAGCCGCAGGGTATGTAGAAATCATGCCTCCTATTTTGGTAAATAGCGATTCCATGACAGCTACAGGGCAATTGCCTAAATTTGCCGAAGAAAGCTTTAAGTGTCAAGCAGATGATTTGTGGCTGATTCCCACAGCAGAAGTCCCTGTCACCAATCTCTACCGTGGTGAAATTATTGATGGAGAACAATTGCCCATCTACCACTGTGCTTATACTCCCTGTTTTCGTCGAGAAGCAGGTAGCTACGGGCGCGATATGCGGGGATTAATTCGACTGCATCAATTTAATAAAGTTGAAATGGTAAAATTTGTCCATCCCAGTACCTCTAGTGATGAACTGGAAAAAATGGTGGAGAATGCCGAAGCTATTTTACAAGCGTTGCAGTTGCCATACCGAGTTTTATCCTTATGTACTGGAGATTTAGGGTTTCACTCTGCCAAAACCTATGACTTAGAGGTTTGGCTTCCTTCTTCTGCTAAGTACCGGGAAATTTCCAGTTGTTCAAACATCTTGGATTACCAAGCTCGACGGGGTGATATTCGCTTTAAAGAAAGCGGTAAGAAGGGAACTCAATTCGTTCACACCCTCAATGGTTCAGGATTGGCAGTAGGACGAACAATGGCAGCGATTTTGGAGAACTACCAACAAGAAGATGGAACGGTACGGATACCAGAAGCGCTACAGCCCTACTTGCGACGAGAGGTGTTAACCAGTGACCAGTGA
- a CDS encoding cell division protein FtsX, with product MFKFFTKFDYLLKETFLGLRRGGWMNWAAVSTVTVLLFLFGMSLQTSWQLEKLLNQFGSQLEVSVYLEPSGRLETIAPLVAKMPEVAGIQTITKEQAWTKLVKELGISNIDSATQQLGDNPLVDELKVKAQNSSVVPTLATQLAKLQGVDAVQYVDEALKRIAQLHQGLNWVSFTLTIILTLTAVAVTSTTIRLIVIARRREIEIMQLVGATSAWIYLPFVLQGIVFGILGGAIAWGFISCLQQFLSRWLVNQPEFIQFLTHGLQLSVLQTLLLPLILLSFGAVVGLLGSLFAVRETRKIG from the coding sequence GTGTTTAAATTCTTTACCAAATTTGACTACCTACTTAAAGAGACTTTTCTCGGTTTGCGACGTGGCGGATGGATGAACTGGGCGGCGGTAAGTACCGTCACAGTGTTATTGTTTTTATTCGGCATGAGCTTGCAAACGTCTTGGCAGTTAGAAAAATTACTCAATCAGTTTGGGAGTCAACTGGAAGTATCAGTCTACCTTGAACCGAGTGGGCGCTTAGAAACGATCGCACCACTCGTAGCCAAAATGCCAGAAGTAGCGGGTATTCAAACGATTACAAAAGAGCAAGCTTGGACTAAGTTAGTTAAGGAACTAGGTATCTCTAATATTGATAGTGCAACTCAACAGCTTGGCGATAATCCTTTAGTTGATGAGTTAAAAGTGAAGGCGCAAAACTCTTCTGTTGTCCCAACTTTGGCGACACAACTGGCGAAATTACAGGGAGTTGATGCGGTGCAGTATGTAGATGAAGCATTGAAACGCATTGCCCAGCTGCATCAAGGATTAAATTGGGTTTCATTCACTCTTACCATTATCCTGACGTTGACAGCAGTTGCCGTTACTTCCACAACTATTCGCTTGATTGTCATCGCACGACGGCGGGAAATTGAAATCATGCAACTCGTAGGGGCGACTTCAGCTTGGATTTATTTGCCGTTTGTGCTACAGGGAATCGTTTTTGGTATTCTTGGAGGTGCGATCGCTTGGGGGTTTATTAGCTGTCTTCAACAGTTTCTCAGTCGTTGGTTAGTTAACCAACCCGAATTTATTCAGTTTCTCACCCATGGTTTGCAACTGAGTGTATTGCAAACTCTCTTATTACCCCTCATTCTCTTGAGTTTTGGTGCTGTGGTGGGATTATTGGGAAGTCTCTTTGCTGTTCGGGAGACTCGTAAAATAGGATAA
- a CDS encoding cofactor assembly of complex C subunit B, translating into MDTAILPSTFLLTLLLSVGLFFFIRASTKDRMETAQLVSEQDETTLMPLLRDYFQSRSYRVAAVDPEHNQVTFEGYVRPSWFLAIFLTLLAATGILCLSLVLSFLFPNLNRVFLGMVLLSPLSGTFYWKKAKKLEKVSLKLEQTKSNEHFPSKITVIAHRDELIELQRALSLKNCKS; encoded by the coding sequence ATGGATACTGCCATTCTGCCATCCACGTTTCTGTTGACGTTACTATTGTCTGTCGGGCTGTTTTTCTTTATTCGAGCCTCGACCAAAGACCGTATGGAAACAGCTCAACTGGTTTCAGAGCAAGATGAAACTACTTTAATGCCTTTATTAAGGGATTACTTTCAATCACGGTCTTACCGAGTGGCAGCGGTAGACCCAGAACACAACCAAGTGACTTTTGAAGGTTACGTTAGACCTAGCTGGTTTCTAGCTATATTTTTAACCCTGTTAGCTGCCACAGGTATTCTTTGCCTATCGCTAGTCTTATCTTTTCTATTCCCCAACCTCAACCGAGTTTTTCTAGGAATGGTACTGCTTTCACCTTTGAGCGGTACTTTTTACTGGAAAAAAGCCAAAAAACTTGAGAAGGTTTCGTTGAAATTGGAACAGACCAAGAGCAACGAACACTTCCCAAGTAAAATCACTGTGATAGCTCATCGAGACGAACTCATTGAGCTTCAACGGGCATTAAGCTTAAAAAATTGCAAGTCATAG
- a CDS encoding type II toxin-antitoxin system HicB family antitoxin gives MKREFNVIVERDADGYFVASVPNLPGCHTQAKSLDDLTERIQEAIQLCLEFEEEEQDSLDFVAIQRVSVETIGRGLLAQILRDCQITREEFRMLL, from the coding sequence ATGAAGCGAGAATTCAACGTAATTGTCGAGCGGGATGCAGATGGCTACTTTGTCGCTTCTGTCCCAAACCTTCCTGGGTGTCATACGCAAGCTAAATCCTTAGATGATCTTACGGAACGCATTCAAGAGGCGATCCAACTCTGTTTAGAATTTGAGGAAGAAGAGCAGGATTCATTGGATTTTGTGGCTATCCAACGAGTTTCGGTTGAAACAATTGGTCGTGGTTTACTTGCACAAATACTGCGCGATTGCCAGATAACTCGCGAGGAATTCAGGATGCTGTTATGA
- a CDS encoding DUF3155 domain-containing protein, with translation MARRRKRKSRRRQEGRRILEHVPQYSIESGEEKPVTAARRFIQAEGILPPALLLVKRNEHTTDRYFWAEKGLFGAQYVEENHFLFPSLRTLEPSPGQEPVAVASR, from the coding sequence TTGGCAAGGAGAAGAAAAAGGAAGAGCCGTCGTCGTCAAGAAGGACGACGAATTTTGGAGCACGTGCCTCAATATAGCATCGAAAGCGGCGAAGAAAAACCTGTGACAGCAGCGAGAAGGTTCATTCAAGCTGAGGGAATCTTGCCACCTGCGTTGCTACTCGTAAAGCGAAACGAACACACCACAGACCGTTACTTCTGGGCTGAGAAAGGTCTGTTTGGTGCTCAGTATGTTGAAGAAAATCACTTCTTATTTCCCAGCCTGAGAACGTTAGAACCTTCTCCAGGTCAAGAACCAGTAGCTGTTGCCAGTCGCTGA
- the rseP gene encoding RIP metalloprotease RseP → MSFFAALAAISVLAVLILVHEFGHFIAARSQGIYVNRFSLGFGPVIWKYQGVETEYAIRAIPLGGFVGFPDDDPDSTIPPNDPNLLRNRPVLDRAIVISAGVIANLLFAYLLLVTQVCVVGTAQATQPGVLIQQLAPNVSSVAAKAGIQPKDVIIAADNREFETALQEIEALRNIIKTHAGQPIQLKIARGDKTLSLTVVPEANANGDGTVGVELSPNGKVERRRVSNPIKALSIGAAEFQRIVSMTFLGFGQLITNFRETANQVAGPVKIVEIGANIAQNDAGSLFFFGALISINLAIINILPLPALDGGQLAFLLVEGLRGKPLPSRIQEGVMQTGLVLLLGLGIFLILKETTQLEWVQKLFQ, encoded by the coding sequence ATGTCATTTTTTGCGGCTTTAGCAGCGATCTCAGTCTTAGCTGTTTTAATCTTGGTACATGAGTTCGGACATTTTATTGCAGCAAGGTCTCAAGGGATTTACGTCAACCGTTTCTCTTTAGGCTTTGGTCCGGTTATTTGGAAATATCAAGGAGTGGAGACTGAATATGCTATCCGTGCCATTCCATTGGGTGGTTTTGTCGGTTTTCCTGACGACGATCCGGATAGCACCATTCCGCCTAACGATCCAAATTTGTTGCGTAACCGTCCGGTTTTAGATAGGGCGATTGTTATTAGTGCAGGAGTCATAGCCAATTTATTATTTGCCTACCTCCTCCTTGTGACTCAGGTTTGTGTTGTTGGTACAGCACAAGCAACTCAACCAGGGGTTTTAATCCAACAACTCGCACCAAACGTGAGTTCTGTGGCAGCAAAAGCTGGAATTCAGCCAAAAGATGTCATAATAGCAGCCGATAACAGAGAATTTGAAACGGCACTTCAAGAGATAGAGGCTTTAAGAAACATTATTAAAACTCATGCAGGACAGCCAATCCAATTAAAAATTGCTCGTGGCGACAAAACGTTATCTTTAACTGTTGTTCCTGAAGCAAATGCAAATGGGGATGGCACTGTTGGTGTAGAACTTTCTCCTAATGGTAAAGTTGAGCGTCGTCGCGTCAGCAATCCGATCAAAGCTTTGAGCATTGGTGCGGCTGAATTTCAGCGGATTGTCTCCATGACATTCCTGGGTTTTGGGCAACTCATTACGAACTTTCGGGAAACCGCAAATCAAGTTGCAGGTCCTGTGAAGATTGTAGAAATAGGGGCTAACATTGCTCAAAATGATGCAGGCAGTTTGTTTTTCTTTGGTGCTCTTATCAGTATTAACCTGGCTATCATCAATATATTGCCTTTACCAGCTTTAGATGGTGGACAACTCGCTTTTCTCCTAGTTGAAGGTTTGCGAGGTAAACCCTTACCCAGCCGCATTCAAGAAGGTGTTATGCAAACTGGTTTGGTGTTACTTTTGGGATTAGGTATTTTTCTTATTCTTAAAGAAACTACCCAATTGGAGTGGGTACAAAAGTTATTCCAGTGA
- a CDS encoding DUF3611 family protein, translating to MSDASGIRAIAQALRLTGWISFWTQLVLGIVSGGILLSAIVFSRGGSNSNNPGTGFGAFFAVAGLIALGVGIYLAFRYTRIGRGLDSSNANNRPRKTETVQVLQFALVVHLAGMLLTLLGAQAIAGTLIVKSLTLPQLGVGVYTQIDASRIIQPIDIFVVQANTNTVTAHFAGLVSSIWLLYRLSKPQS from the coding sequence ATGTCAGACGCCTCTGGAATCCGGGCGATCGCCCAAGCGCTTCGCCTGACAGGTTGGATTAGCTTTTGGACCCAGTTAGTACTAGGCATTGTCTCTGGGGGGATTTTGCTAAGTGCAATTGTTTTTAGCAGGGGAGGCAGCAACAGTAACAATCCAGGAACTGGATTTGGTGCTTTTTTTGCAGTGGCTGGACTCATTGCCTTAGGTGTGGGAATTTATTTAGCATTCCGTTACACTAGAATTGGCAGGGGATTGGACTCTTCCAACGCTAACAACCGTCCTCGAAAAACTGAAACCGTTCAAGTCTTACAGTTTGCACTAGTGGTGCATCTAGCAGGAATGCTGCTGACTCTTTTAGGAGCGCAAGCGATCGCTGGTACACTGATCGTTAAATCACTGACATTGCCACAACTTGGTGTTGGAGTATACACTCAAATTGACGCCAGTCGAATTATCCAACCTATCGATATTTTTGTTGTACAAGCAAATACCAACACGGTGACAGCACATTTTGCAGGACTTGTTTCTTCTATTTGGCTGCTGTACCGTCTTTCTAAACCACAATCTTAG
- a CDS encoding PadR family transcriptional regulator: MKLEDIYKFFENPPPTYLCQELAICYILYVLLQGESYGTELIQRLETEYPTYRLSDTVLYSAIKFLEDQKAINGYWKKLEGRGRPRRMYQVSPEWQSQAASLGRLWHEYVHERTNQLVSS; encoded by the coding sequence ATGAAACTTGAGGATATATATAAATTCTTTGAAAATCCTCCGCCAACGTATCTCTGTCAAGAATTAGCTATTTGCTACATCTTGTACGTTTTACTACAAGGAGAATCCTACGGAACAGAGTTAATCCAACGGCTAGAAACCGAATATCCGACCTACAGGCTTTCTGATACTGTACTTTACAGTGCAATTAAGTTTCTCGAAGACCAGAAGGCAATCAATGGATATTGGAAGAAACTTGAAGGACGCGGTCGTCCAAGGAGAATGTATCAAGTTTCGCCAGAATGGCAATCGCAAGCTGCGAGTTTAGGTCGTTTATGGCACGAATACGTGCATGAGAGGACAAATCAACTCGTTAGTAGTTAG